gcacacaaaggaggaaagacatgggagatATATACAAAGTTATGACAAGGGGCAAcatgtgtaaaactctttccccgtaatgTATAACTCTCTCTTCCAGCATATACTCAAACACGTAAAAGCACAATTTACAATATATagatcatcattattgttactactactacttagaagtagtaatagtaataatggaaGTGGCAGTGGTAAAAGTAATAGtgatggtaatagtaatagtagtaataatattatTGATGTTTTTGTCAATTTTGATATAAACAAATTTctttttgttatcatcatctaTGTGTACCAGGAGAGCACCATGTCCTATGCCTGATTATTCTTTTGTAAGTGAGCCGAGCATGTTAGCCTTCCTTGTTTGTCTGAGATGAGCCACTCAATTAGACTTGATTGGCTGAGCTGAACAAGTTAATTAGACATAACTGGTTGCATTAAGCAAGTTAATCAGGTTTAATTAGATGAGTGGAACAGTTTAATTAGGCTTAGTTGCGTTAAGCTGTTTAAGAAATTTCAAAACAAACATGAAACACCGAAACATTCTCTCAGTTGCTCTATATACATTCTTGTAGCTGCTGCATAAACATTCTCCCAGctgctatactaacattttttCAGCTGCAATTTAAACATTTTCTGCTATACCTGCAGTCTCTCAGCTGGTATACAAGCATTCTCTTCCTGCAGTATAAAAGTTCTCAGCTTTTATACAAACATTCCCTTAGTTTTTATGTAAACATTCTCTCATCAGCTATACAGATATTTTGtcggctaatatatatatatatatatatatatatatatatatatatatatatatatatatatatatatatatatatatatatatatatatatatatatatatatatatatatgccttttctCAGCTCCTGTATACACATTCTCTCTGCTGATATATGAACACTCTCTCAGTTACTATACAAACATTTTCTCAGTTCCCTCATAAACATTTTCCTTGCTGTTATACAAACATGTCTGAACTTCTACATACACTGTCTCTTAGCTGCTATGTGAACATTTTCTCAGCTATCATATAAACATTCTCAACTATTGTATGAATATTTCCTCAGCTGCTATATGCAAACATTTAAAGTGTATTATACTCAGCGATCCGGTGACGCCAGACGCATGATCAAACATTCGCAGCTGGAGAGCTAATTAGATCGAACCTGCTAATGTACTCTTATTCCGCTGAGGTAGTATAACCACAGGTATATCCAGGGTGTTCCTCAGTTATACCCAGAATGATATATCAATTGACACATCTTAATTTGACGGGGCTGGCTTGTTCCTGTCATATTGTATCAGTTCATTGGCTCCTCACAGATGTTCACTTCTATCGTTTACAACACTTCCCAGGGGCTCCTGCTCAAACAGGTTCCTCTCACGTCGTAGGAACGTATGAACTTACCGATGTTTCATATCATAATGACACATCTCGCATCGTAAGACCATACTGGCATAATATCTGTTcatgctaaatattttcttatcatgaCAGGTGTGCAGAGTTATGGCTTTATGGTCATTTGTTCACAAGATCTTGATGGCAAACGGGAAGTTGTAGGAGCGAAAGTTAAGTCACACGGGGGTATAGATAGTGCTGTTCTTCGTTAGCTCGAGatttggttgactggccgtaagcAGAGAGCAGTGATTAGCGGTCAAGCCTCAGAAAGGTTAAACGTAactagtggtgtgccacagggatccgtcttgggaccggttctctttctcatatttaTTAATCACTTTTATAATGGGCTGGTTTTGAGATATCAAAATACGCAGAAGACTTAACTAAGGTAAGAAATATagctacaacagaaactgaacgtctACAGCTGCAAACTGACAAAAACAAACTGACAAACTGAGTTGTTGGGTGACAAATGACTTAAATATTAATGGATGATCGCAAAGTTTTGTTCGTCGGCAGTAAAACCTCGCAGCCAAGTTATCATATGAATGCGGCTGAGCTACCAAAGATAACGAGGAAaaaggtgtaataatctctgccAAGTAAGCATCGTGCAGAAGCAGTGATAAAGGGCGAACAAAATTCTAGGCTTCGTAAGTAAGGCTTTCGAATTCAGATCTATTTACTATTCACTGATGCGTCACCAcacgaatattgtgttcagtattCTTCACCTTTCCTAAATAATgacatggaaaaggaaaaatatagatacGAGCAGCCAAGATGATTCCCACAGAGAAACGAATCCTATGAGAGCCATCTGAGTGACCTAAAGTTACTTAGAAAAACGAAGCTGCTTCAGTAAAGTTATTCAAAATAATTCAAAGCCTCGACAGCCTGGATCTAAGAAGCTTCTCAAGGAAGCTCGTCGGTTATGCTTGtaaacaaactcgtgggcaaacctGGTATTTTGAATGATGAGATACtgtcttcaacaagattgttgaTATATGGAATAATTCATCAGTAATAGAATATACCATAGGAACTAAACTACCATAGGAACCTTAAACTACCATAGGAACCTTAAACAATAGACTTGACAAACACTTGGCTTCAGGCCCACGACTGATATCATTTGTACCTCCACAGACGAAAAGTGTAGATATCTGTTTGCCTCTTAACCGCACTTCTTCTGTAATTTGTTGAACTAGTTTAAACAACTTCGAAAGAACCTAATGGTGTGTTCCTATTTGCTCATACCATAATGACTACCACCTCCAGCCATGCAGTACCCCTTTATATCATAATGACAACCACACCCAGCAGTATTCTACCATACATTACCACCTCATACCATTCCCAGCCATACAATGCCTCTCGCTCGGCGGAACTGACCTCCTTGCGAGCTTCAGAGTCTTGTGGGAAAGGCAACTCGGAAATGAGTAGGAGGCGCCACCAGAGACCAGACTCGGTCGGTTCTGTGGAGTAATAGCTATCAGCAGACCAGACCAGCaatgcttctcctcctccgtcatgagAGCCACTGAACCTCTCATGGTTACAAGCAGCGTTGTTCCACCCATCAAGATGATGGCCATTAAATCTGAACTCTTAAGAAgttttaatgtttttcttttttacttacaTGATGAAGGTCTTCACCCATCTCTTTTACCTCTTTGAAGAAATTACCTTTGGACCTTGTTAACATGACAATATGTAATCCTTCCCCGCTGAAATCTTCTGCACAAAGTTACTATCGTCCTCTTGACTAACTTACGACCAAGATAAGGAAGGAATTTTCCTTCTAttaatatatattctctcttacaGAATCTGTTCTCGGTTTGCTTCATTATGTGTTTCTCTGAAGCTAATATGACTTATCTTTCACATACGTGGGTGGGTCTGGAAGGTACTGCGCTGAAAGATTCTGTTTAtggtttgtaatatatatatatatatatatatatatatatatatatatatatatatatatatatatatatatatatatatatatatataaaattttcgaTTCTTTTCGAACCTTTTCATACTCTTATGAGTATTTTATCATCCAGTTACTCAGTATATCACCTTGGCAGCCACTGAAACTACTATGAGACAGGAAATATATATCGTTTGTTCTGCCCTTGTCTTCAGAATGTGTCAGTGTGTTCATTAACCACAGGGTTAAGGTATCATCACGTATTTTCTTTCCAAAGTTTCCAGATCTGGACCGAGGTGACGTGTGGCGTGCAGTCCCCATAGACTTGTTCCATCCGCCGTCCCTCCTCAGAGACCGTGCGTTTTAAACAAGGCTCCCCAACATGTGTTGGAAAGTTTGAAATAATTGAAATTATGTTCTAGCCAAGTATGCATAGATTTTTTCTTGTTACCAAGTAAATTGGCATTTCTATGAATCATACTCCGTTCTAGAAGTCTCTTGGTATCATTAAAGGAATTTCTAAAAAatatagtgtgtgtagtgtgtgtgtgtgtgtgtgtgtgtgcgtttgtgtaatGGCATTGTCATTTATATCATTCATGAGACATGCCAATATAAGATACATCTGAGACTGGTCTTCCTTGTCTTAATTCTGAATTCATAACAGATTTTCATTTATAGGTAGCTATTTTGATACTTCCAATTTGTATCTGCTCCAGATTATAAGCTAGAAATCACTTTCtttaacacttatatatatatatatattttttttttttccaagttggATACAGCATTTCCAACCAGTAAAGTTAAATCAATACCCCTGGTTAAGATAGTGATCCCTGACTTCCATTACCAGTGTTAAGCAATAAAACCAGTTCCatctgacttttttttctttattgcgtgcaatttatatagatatatatttgtgGAGAATAGCAGTGGTAAATTTACATAGAAAGTTGCACATATTCCTCAAAGTTTGAGCAGACTAGATATGTTCTTTGTAAAAAATAAACAGAACAAGAAATATGAGGCTTTATGAAGTTATTAAGTTTGAAAGCCTATGTGGATAAAACATTGGTGCATCCTGTTCATCTAGACTTGTGTATGCAAAGATATCAAGATACGAGGAGTTTCCATCACGAGTCTGAGTTCTTATCTAACCTTCCCTGGAGATCAGCTGCCtaagtcgtgtatatatatatatatatatatatatatatatatatatatatatatatataaaatgtaggGCACTTATTCCTTCACTTAACAGTCATAAGTATCTCTGACCTCCACACATTTCTATTCGTTCAAGGTAAATCAAAACATTAGATTTCGCTTAGAAAACTCATATATTTTAATAATTAGGCATAATTCCAAAtaattttcatatacatattcaccactGAGAAAAATATTTACAAGATATTATTTACAAACTTAGGCTATCACAGTCAAAAACAAATGATGAAATAATTATTATTGTGCACAAAAATATTCGCCAAGAGAATTCCATTGCAGAGGTGATATTATTTCCAGTGAGATTATAATGAAGGAGATATTTCAGTATAGGTCCCGTAGGACCTCTGGTGGGGGGGGCGGTAGTGGCGACGAAGGTGCCACCACGGCGGCAGCGGCGACGGAGGAGGCCGATACACTGGCGTCACCGCCAGGAGAGGCGCGTCACTCCCAGAGAGTCTCATGAGCGCCCCTCCCCGCCACGCTGGCCCCGACCGACCAACACTTCACTGGCTGTAGACTGCAGGGCAGATGCTTTGGCACAGTCGCCTCGAGGGCGGGTCTTTTGATTATAGCACCTGATATGAGTTTCACCAACACGTTCTCCCACACCCAGCGGAGCTCCCCGAGTCCCGCAGGTCACGCTGGCTTAAGAGAGCGCACATCAGAGGGGCGGCCTCGGGTAGAGGCCGGCGTAAGGCGAGGGGTAGCCTGGAGGGTAGGCCGATAGAGCGGAGGCGTAAGGGGAGAGGCCAGGGAGCGTGGGCGTAAGAGCGGCTGAGGTGGAGAGGGAAGTTGGTTTGCTGTAAGGATGGTACCTGCTGGCCGTCAGGGGTGACAGGGCAGGTGGTGGGTACGCCATGCCAGGTCGTGAGAGGGCGGAGTGAGCTGATCCCAGAAGGGCGGCGTGGGCGTGCAGAGGGCTGGACAGCAGGTTCAAAGAGGAGGAGTCAGCCgtggtcatgttggtgtgtgttcTGAGGTGCTGCAGCAGCTCCTCTGACGTGGAGAACCGCTTGCCACAGTAGGTGTCGCCCGCTATCCAATTGCACACGTAGGGCCGTGGGGGGCCACTCAGGAGGGAAGAGGCAGAGGGCGACTGATacagggcggcggcggcggcgacagaGGTGGGCGGCAGAAGGCTGCTGGCGGGCACCAGGGACGACGAAGGCAGAGATGACAGGCCGGGGAGAGCGCTGAGCGCTGCCTTAGCCTGCTCGCACTGTGTACACGACGGAGGGCAAGCCCCACCAGACTGCAGGAGATGGTTATTCTGCACCGAGTACGGACAGCCGGTACAGTAGGGGTCGCGACACACGGGCACGACGGCCTCGCCACCTCCTGCTGTCTTGACGCGGGTGTAAGTCATGTAGGGTGAGGCCAGCAGCGAGGGCGATAGGCCAGTAGTGGCACTGGTTGTGTAAAGGGCGGCTGCGGCGGCACTTGGGTAGACGGaggccagggaggaagggagtccaGCGAGTCCCAGGCCAGGCATGAGGCCAGGGTGAGCCCCTCGCAATGCAGGGTGACTCTCAAGGCCTGGGTATCCAGGGGGGAGCAGGTGCGGTACGCCAGTCCTGTAGGTGCCAAGTGGAACGTCTTTTGGATGGCCCGCTAGCACCTCCAGGCCTGACCtgatgatgggtgtggtggaggccGAGGAGGTACTGGCCTCAATACTGCGGCGACCATTCTCCTCCTTGGTGGCGCCCGCAGAGGAGGTGCCTCCGTTGCTGGAGTTGGAGGGCGACCTGGCACTAGAGGGTTGACTGCATGGAGTCTTCCTCCCCGGGTTCTTCTCCTCGCTACTTGTGGTCTCCTCCGTCATGTTCTTCTTAGTGGCGCTCTCGTAGGGCTTGAAGGCTGGGGAGCGTCGTGTGGCGTCGAGTGGCGTGGGCGTggacttctccttcttctcctcgtcctTCTTCTTCTCAGAAGGGAGGGGCTTGGAGGAGTCCGCTCCGATCTGGGAGCAGGTCTGCGCCAGTAGCGCAAGCGGTGACTTTTTGGCGTCcagctgaaaaaaagaaagaaattgtttCGTTACTCACTGCTGCTGCCAACTCCTTGCCGGGCTCACACATCTCGCATACGTCTCACGAATTTCCAACATTTTCTAATGATACCAATAAAATAATTGAAAACCTGTTAGTAAATCAAGGGCATTTTGAATTTTGCAACTGTGATCAAGCACGACATCAGCACACTATCTCTCGCAAACATAACACTTAGGAAATGATTTTACAACTGCGTCGAGTAATCGAGGCACACGATACTAAGTCCCCAGAACCGAGAGAACCCACAGTAGGGTCTTACCGTGGTGGGTAGTGGAGACAGGTAATCCGGTTGTAAATATTGATTACTGCCTGCAGTCAACATCCCTTTGGACTCGAGAACCACCATTAGCACAGTATTTTTGTAAGCACTaggtcctaaaaaaaaaaaaagggccaatcAACACTTCAGCACAGGGAGTAACCGAGCTCGCTTCCGAACACGATGGTTTCTCTACTGGTACTGAGCGTTTGGTCGGCCGCGTGAGACGGAGTCAGCCTGGTCATGACGTCACAGACTGCACCCCTGACGCAGTTGTCGACACACTCTATCGTTGCCTGAACCACATACAATGCTGGCGGACGTACGATTTCATTTCAACTACTTTGCACGACTATAGTGACAAATACTGGCAATATAAACTGTATTAAACATGTCAAAAGGTCATTCAAATCCATACGTCATGTGTCAGGGTTTTAAATCACATTGTGAATCTCTCGATAGTGTTTCAGATATTATTACTCactgattctatatatatatatatatatatatatatatatatatatatatatatatatatatatatatacatattcatatagtGAGGTCAGGATAGTCGTATAAGGCTATCGCTTGGTTTATATGAAGGCAACAGCTGGGTCATGTGAGGTATGGTCAACTATTTTAAGGTTAACAGCTGGTACATGTAGGGCAAGGTCAACGGCTGGGTCATGTGAAGTCAATAGCTGGAGCTGGGGAAGTCGTCAGTTGGAGCATGTGAAGTTAACAGCCGGATATTACTACTTACATCTAGATGTGAGGTGGAGCATGAAGCTAGACCTACTCTACACCACACTTACTGGATCTACAATTCTAAAATCCAAGTCTAAAAGACCGTATAGGATATTCTTAGGTCATGTATAGATTAATATAAAGGCGGTGTGTCATTGATATTACCAGGAACTTGGCTAGGAAGCTCATGTATTACTCCTTAAGATACAGCTGAGGAAGACTCCCTATAATGAACCTTTACTTTTATTCGTTATTGTGCCTACAGTAGTATTGCCACTCGTCCAGTCTCCCCTGGCCTGCCACCAACAGCGGGTAATGGCTGGGATCATCTCCTCTCGCCCAGTTGCCCTCACACTCACCTTCTCATTTCGGCCTCTCTTCATTACTAAGTAATTatgttctctcccttcctctttgtctccccacacactctcctcgtccacccttcctctcccctttatTCCCTCGCCCCAGGTCGTACAATTTACCCGGGCTGCCCATCTAGTTTCATTCATTTATACACTGAGATCTTGAGACTGCCAGAGGAGCCATATCTTCTCCTGAAGGAGGCACCAGCCTGTTCACTGTGGCTTCATGATGTTAAACGAAGGAGAAAATGATGTGACTTGCCGTCTGCGTCTTCCCTCTGTGTGTAAACACCTGTCTCTAGAGCCTTTCCACCAGAcgcctccatccctccactctgCGTGGCAGTTCCACGCGCTCACCCAAGGCACGTTCTGttccctcccctgaccaccaccgTCACCCCACTGACCAgcagccctcccctctccccgccaggTGCCCAGCCCTCCTCTGGTGTCCtctgggcaggcaggcaggtcggCTGACGAACGCGGTGAGGAGGTGTTGACGGCTGGCGGTGTTTGTGACGTGACGGGCTGAGTTGTCCAGCTCCTGGGGGGCCCGCGTCCGAACCCCTGCCTGCCAGGCCTCACCTCAGCCCTCGTCCCGACCCTTGACCCCACCTCGTCCGGCCACGACTTCAGCCACGCGGgccttcaccacactaccactgcgTCGCGCCGTAACTGTACCTTGAGATAGAGTTGCGTTAGACGTTCTTTTACGGCCTCTGGAAACGACTTTTGAAAACGTCAATGTAAATAATGACGACAAAGGAACTCTATACACCTCAAGTGGTGTATATTTTCTATTGATTATTAACAGAGATATGATAAGGGTTGATGAATGGGTGTTTGTCCAAGTGTCGGGTAGAATCGGTGTAGCCCAGTGTAGTGCGGGAGGACGGTGCGTATGTAGCGGGTATATCtctgtgtagtgtagtggtgtgtggggtgtgggagtatgctagggaagtgtgggaggtggtgtggggcccCAGGGCTGGCTGGTCCTGCAGGAGCCGAGGGTAATG
This window of the Panulirus ornatus isolate Po-2019 chromosome 10, ASM3632096v1, whole genome shotgun sequence genome carries:
- the noc gene encoding zinc finger protein Noc, which encodes MVVLESKGMLTAGSNQYLQPDYLSPLPTTLDAKKSPLALLAQTCSQIGADSSKPLPSEKKKDEEKKEKSTPTPLDATRRSPAFKPYESATKKNMTEETTSSEEKNPGRKTPCSQPSSARSPSNSSNGGTSSAGATKEENGRRSIEASTSSASTTPIIRSGLEVLAGHPKDVPLGTYRTGVPHLLPPGYPGLESHPALRGAHPGLMPGLGLAGLPSSLASVYPSAAAAALYTTSATTGLSPSLLASPYMTYTRVKTAGGGEAVVPVCRDPYCTGCPYSVQNNHLLQSGGACPPSCTQCEQAKAALSALPGLSSLPSSSLVPASSLLPPTSVAAAAALYQSPSASSLLSGPPRPYVCNWIAGDTYCGKRFSTSEELLQHLRTHTNMTTADSSSLNLLSSPLHAHAALLGSAHSALSRPGMAYPPPALSPLTASRYHPYSKPTSLSTSAALTPTLPGLSPYASALSAYPPGYPSPYAGLYPRPPL